In Vicia villosa cultivar HV-30 ecotype Madison, WI unplaced genomic scaffold, Vvil1.0 ctg.001178F_1_1, whole genome shotgun sequence, a single genomic region encodes these proteins:
- the LOC131633810 gene encoding uncharacterized protein LOC131633810, giving the protein MGVGSSSAPTLATELGPPEAKVTGIFSYPIKSCRGISLPTAPLTPFGIRWDRQWVVVNSKGRACTIRVEPKFALIDVELPPEAFSENWEPTTDSFMVVKAPGMEPLKVCMKKQHYEVVDEMTVWEWTGPAWDEGPEAAQWFSDYFGYPCKLARFNTVSEVRNVDPDYVEGQHMTLFSDGYPFLLVSQDSLDALNKLLEEPIPMNRFRPNILVEGCEPYSEDLWRDITINKFSFQGVKLCARCKVPTIDQETATPGTEPYETLTKVRSGEVLRPNLKNKKKIYFGQNVVWKWKDSSAKGDGKMLKLGDPVYVTKTYPSVAEAAA; this is encoded by the exons ATGGGTGTAGGATCCTCTTCAGCACCGACCCTTGCAACCGAATTAGGACCCCCTGAAGCCAAAGTTACCGGCATTTTCAGCTACCCTATTAAGTCATGCCGTGGAATTTCTCTACCTACTGCTCCTCTCACTCCTTTTG GAATTCGGTGGGATCGACAGTGGGTGGTTGTGAACTCAAAAGGAAGAGCATGTACCATAAGAGTTGAACCAAAGTTTGCTTTAATTGATGTTGAACTTCCACCTGAGGCTTTTTCTGAAAACTGGGAACCTACTACTGATTCCTTCATGG TGGTGAAAGCACCTGGAATGGAACCTCTCAAAGTTTGTATGAAGAAACAGCATTATGAAGTAGTAGATGAAATGACAGTCTGGGAATGGACCGGCCCTGCCTGGGATGAGGGACCCGAAGCAGCGCAGTGGTTCTCCGATTATTTTGGATATCCTTGTAAACTGGCCCGCTTCAATACTG TTTCAGAAGTTAGAAATGTAGACCCTGATTATGTTGAGGGACAGCATATGACATTGTTCAGTGATGGTTACCCGTTCTTACTCGTATCTCAG GATTCACTCGATGCACTAAACAAGCTTCTAGAGGAGCCGATACCTATGAATCGTTTCAGACCCAA TATCCTTGTTGAAGGTTGTGAGCCATATTCTGAAGACTTGTGGAGAGATATCACAATAAACAAGTTTTCATTTCAGGGTGTCAAGCTATGTGCCCGTTGTAAG GTACCAACAATCGATCAAGAGACAGCAACACCTGGAACTGAACCATATGAAACTCTCACGAAAGTTCGCTCTGGCGAAGTTTTAAGACCAAAcctaaaaaacaagaaaaag ATCTACTTTGGTCAGAATGTAGTTTGGAAATGGAAGGATTCTTCTGCTAAAGGGGATGGGAAAATGCTTAAACTGGGAGATCCTGTTTATGTTACCAAAACATATCCTTCTGTAGCAGAAGCAGCAGCTTAA
- the LOC131633823 gene encoding uncharacterized protein LOC131633823, protein MTGHRVSNFKHNGLTCFNGGEQDHVSTHFQKSKKNANAAKTNGRVFALSGTEDSKKDNLIRGNCFITSIELISIVDTGATHSFILLDCATILGLLLSYMDGGMVIDTPASGSVTTTFVCKECPLTIFDKSFVMD, encoded by the coding sequence ATGACCGGTCATCGTGTATCTAACTTCAAACACAATGGTCTGACTTGTTTTAATGGTGGTGAACAGGATCATGTGAGCACCCATTTCCAGAAATCGAAGAAGAATGCTAATGCTGCCAAGACTAATGGTAGAGTGTTTGCTTTGAGTGGGACTGAAGATTCCAAGAAGGACAACTTGATTCGAGGTAACTGTTTTATTACCAGTATCGAATTGATTTCTATTgttgatactggtgctactcattcGTTTATTTTGCTTGATTGTGCTACTATATTGGGATTGCTATTGTCTTATATGGATGGTGGTATGGTAATAGATACTCCTGCTAGTGGTTCTGTTACTACTACCTTTGTTTGTAAGGAATGTCCTTTGACCATCTTTGATAAGAGTTTTGTGATGGACTAG